The sequence below is a genomic window from Silene latifolia isolate original U9 population chromosome 7, ASM4854445v1, whole genome shotgun sequence.
gtttttggtcaaaaactacctGTGCTGAAACTATGCCGAGATTTGATTGATTAAGCGACATTAACCTATCCCACATGACTTTGATAACATCAAACAACAAAGACCAATTGCGTCCAACCCACAATTTAACTTTACataagcaaaatttatgttttcaCAATTCAGTAATAATTACGAACATCTACTTAAGTTAAGCGTAAGTATATTACGACTTCCCAAAATCGTGCCTAAGCAAGATTAAAACATAAAAGAGTCAAGGGAGAGAGGTTTAAGCTGGAAAACTGACCAAATTTGTCTAGATTCTTAGCGTATGTAGTTATTGACCaagaataaagaaaacaaaggtagtagaaaacataaaaaataatgtaaggtagtatttttacaaatacctcTAAATATagggtagtttttgacaaaaaaccctttattaaagagtaaattatcaaaaactcccttttaaaatatgctctttaaaatttactcccttttaaaaaaaagtttaaaaattacacccaaaataTTGCATAAATTTAAAAATTGCTCCCTAacctatatttttgcatttttatgacaaaaatgcccCTCATTTTTTTATTTCTCATATGTTTATCGACCTCTATTACAATTTACAACTCTACCCACCTTTCTACCATCCAAGGACTCCATGGTAAACTACATAATCCTCCACCCAAAATCCACCATCTTATTCGTTATATGAGAATAAAAACTTAGgggcatttttgtcataaaaatgtaaaaatAGGAGTTTGGTAGCCTAATTTTTACCTATTACAATAGGTAAGGTTTAATTCAATATGTCGGTGGGgtgaacagacgggtaaagaaatctaataaaatgggtaggggggacaaggtggggcacccccacgtgctttccactttatggcaaatgggtattttgtgagggaaaatgatatccgtctatacgtatagacggatagtatccgtctataatgagaatttgtgctaagCTAATTCATCTTCTTCTTTCTAATCTTCAACTTTTCcccaaattaaaaataaaaacccaGAAAATCATACTTCCTTAAATCTCTTAATCAATCACTCGGTATCAAATAAATTTCCACCAAGAAGTTTGATAATACAACCACAAATCAGACTCAATCTCCTTCAATATTTCCTCGATAATCAGTAACATGTTCAtcattctttcctccttccttttgTTCAATCAACTATACGATTCTTCATGTTGATCGGAAGTTAGGGTTTTTGAAATTGAGGacgccattgttgttgttgaaggtTTTTGAGAGAAAAGGAGAAGACTCGATAGAATCATACGGAATCACCCGAATTAAAACATCTTTCATCTCCTTCTTCCAAAAACTCCCAATTTCCATTCACCATTAATACACCTCTTTTCTTGTGATTCTTCATTTTAATCGGAAgttagggttttttttttagagtATTATCCGACAAATAAGTAGTCGGTTACCTGGTGCATTGAAAGATAAATGAATGCATAGCTCATATTGAAGACTTGACGGATACCGTTTTCgctcattgagaggtgagtgagaagcacatggggtgccccaccttgtcccctatCCTTTTTGTAAGAGATTTAGCCCGTCACAAACAAGACTAGCTGCATATTAATATGGGTTAAAATGTAGGACGGATTAAAATGAGAAGAAGGGGGTATATGATGgattattctcattaaataaccctatatAATAAGTAGAGCGTAATGCCCAACTTGTGTACTATACAGTTGCAAGAACTTGAGAAACCAATTGCTTATGTTCTTCAACCTTTCCCAAGGTAAGTTCTAAAGACAATCTCCTCTTTTGCTCTTCACCATCTCCATCTGCTATTCTTATTTCCTTCTTAAATTTTACGGAGTAATTCTTATGTCGTTATTAGTCTTTCATCTCTTATTATTTTCTTCTTTGTTTTTCAATTCATGTTCCTTTTATGTTTTCCAATTCTTGTTCCGGGCTGTTTGCATTACCCCTTTATTTGGATAGAGAAATTTGGAACAAAGGGGGTGGAGATTTGAAAGGAAATAATTTCTTTTATTTGGTTAGCAAAACGAGAATGAAGAAATTTGACGGAGAATAATAATTTTACTAATTGGAAGAACATCTCATTGAAGACGATAGTGgttctctcacaaaatgcaagtggaaGGGCAAGTGAGGGTATCCATTTCCCCCACTTCCACTATccatttgcattttgtgagagggagaATTTGTGTTGAAAGAAAAGCTTCATTTATTAGATGgcccctccctttcctttccgTCTATCTTTTATATCCAAACAAGTTCTAAGGATCAAATGGTAGGTACATTTGTTTTTTACTCCGTAATTTCTCAAGTCATTACTCcgtattatcttttttttttttttttttttcttgggtcattcggaaacagcctctttgtatttctaacacaagggtaaggctgcgtacatccgacccccccttaccccgcaatttgcgggagccattgaggcacttgggtaatgttgttgttgttgtttagtaCTGGTACCTTAAACTCTACTAATTGTGATGAAATCTACAATAACCGTATTATCCCTCATATTAACTCCACCGTCATCTAATCTAGCTCACTTCAGTAGTTCAATGACCCCTTTAGGgaagggagggggaaggagggaagggaaaggaagagaagggaaggggagggggaatggggtgtgggtgtttggatacaattccCCTCCAAAttttgcctattgtggagagattttgattaggcttggaggaggggaattgaatccctccaaatctctcctccATTTCTCTCCATcttcatttgctatccaaacaagagattttaaatccctttctctccctccctttcttttccctccaaatcccccaagggtgtgtttggatagcaaaagtggagggaaagggaggggaggggaaaagagggaagggaaaggaagagaaaggaaggggagggaGGAATGGGGTGTGGGTATTTGGATACAATTTCTCTCCAAATTTTGCCTAttatggagagattttgattagtcCTGAAAGAGGGAAAATAGATCCCTCCAGATCTCTCCGCCTTCATTTCCCTCCAGACTTATTTGCTATCAAAATAAGGGATTTTAAATTCCctactttcttttccctccaaatcccaaATCCAAACACACCTAGTCTCAATCATGCCCCTTAATGACAATCTCAATCAACGACCTCATCCTCTCTTTGCTTCCCATCTTCTCACAACAATGGGTCAAACCTCAAGTCAGTAAGTCACTAAGCACTAACCCATTGAGATCCCTATTTATATTGGGTCAGGCACTCAGGCCTCACAACAATGCTTGCTTAACTCCAATTTCTTTTACAACTAAGTTACACAAAGTATTTACCTTCATATCACTCCCTATATATTCTGCTTATTAATGTATGAGTAACTCTTTGGTGAGATCATCTCACAATCAATTACTGTGGGACTATTCTTAAAGTAGGTACAAAAAGATATAAAACGAGGTATAAATTGTATGTGCCTACTATTGATGGCAGCATACGGGCTAATTACTGGTTAGCGGTTAAACAGAATAAAATACATAGTAGCTTCTAATATTATAAAAATAATGGCTAGTGGTTAAACACAAATTCTTGCTAATgcccgtcttaaacttaaaaacGGGTCAAGTATGAAAGATGAGACAAAATCAGAATGCTTATCAGGAATATGACTAGGACTAGCAAAAAAATTGTCGCATCTATCTAAGTACAGTGATATGTATCTCTTAAGAGAGACAAATTGCCATTAAAAAAAATGTCGTAAGAAAGAAGTATGAAAGACCCAAAAAAAAGTCTCATTTTTTATGCACTGCTGTGGTTTTACAATAAGTTATTGTGAGATGGTTTTTTATTATCATAGTCATTCTCACTCGAGACACTCGCTTCTCTTTTCAATATGTCTCAAAATACGTGGGTAACTATTATGAAAAATATACTCATACTAGGTAGTATTCCGCGCTTCCCGccgcctgttttaaaattttattattataactgaaaaaaaatatatatatttcatGTACGACATTTTTTAATAGTGGagtttttttttataacttttagaCAAATATATTTTTATGAAAATTAAACTAAGGTTCACATCGAAATACGAAATCCTTAATACAAAAATACAGAGAGAGTAGGTGACTAAATTAAAACAAGCCAAATGCACAGTTATGTCGGGATTTAATCATGTAGGGATTTAAAGTACTAAGTTCAAGATTAAAGGTTTATGGTATGTCAATTAGTAGAGTTAATGAGAACTAATAATGTGTTCAGAAAGGCAAAAATACATGTTCTTGGCCTAAAACTCTATACTTAAATGTCTAAATGTTCTTTCATATATGCAAGAGTATTGCGTCGACCATGGTTGATGATGCACCACTAAAAAAGTTGAATATTAGAGTAACCTAGCGGGTTGCATCAATTATTAACGTATATTATTATCAATGTCTAATTTGTTCGTCGATTTGTTGGTTTCCTAGGAGAAGACGCTTCAAAAGTCCCGGTAGTGATGGTATGCGGAATTGTTTTAACAGTGTTGAAGGCTTCTAAATCATTTGTGTATGACGCTCTTAAAGAGTATTTTGGTTACATTGGAAGTTGCAATCGTAATCTAGGTAAACTTCATACGAGTCTTGATAAAGTGTGTAATAAGAAGGGCGACATCAAAAAGAAGGTGAAGCAGGAGAGTGATGACCTGAAAGTTATTACAAGGGAAGCTGCTAGTTGGCTTAATGATGCCAGGATTTTGACGGAGGATGAAGAGTTGAAAGGTCTTATGTATAAGGACATTGAGACGGCGAAATGTGTGGTGAAAATGATGGGAAATAAGTACCTCAAGAAGCGTATAAGAGAGGAGAGTGAGATGCAGCAATTGGTGCTCAAAGtgatgaaaaagctcaaagaagACGTGGACAATGCCGAGGAAGAGATGAAGAAGATTTTGGAAGATGATTATAAGCAGGTGGCTGAAGTTGTAGTGGAAGTAATGAAGGATACTATTGATGAGTTTAAGAAGCTTATGAAGGAGGACAGGAAGATGGCAGCAATAGCCATAGGAACGTTAAAGAGTAGTGACTTATATAACCTTACAAAAGGCGACAAAGAGATAGAGGAGATTGTCAGAGAAGCTCGATATTCAAGTGATGAGGAACTTTGGCCAAATCGCGAGGATGGCGAATCCAGTGCTCTAGAACCTCTTCTAGTTAAGATACCTGAGATGGGTGTGAGTGAGAATCTGGTAAAAGATGCCATTAAGAACTTGTTTACACCTTTAGCCAATCTGGTTACACCTCTTGTCAATTTAATGGATGATAAAGATTTTAAGAAGGCTGTACCTCATGCAGCGGAGTTCAAATTAGGTTTGCAAGTCATTGATGGCCTTTTGATTAGGGGTCGCGGATCAAAGAATGAAATGGACGGTTGTTGCGCTCCACTCTCGCTTTTTTGTAACTACCATGGCCGCTATCGAACTAGCAAGGCTGCTGAATCTATGGTGAAACATATAGAAAATGATTTAATTGATAAATGTTCGGGAGATGTGGTTACTTTGTCTAAAAGGCCACAAGAATTCAATCCTATTCCATCACAGTTCAATGAGGGTTTGGAGTCGAGGAATCAACTCCTTCACGAAATATTGGAGAAGCTGAAAGATGACCAAGTTGATTCCGTTGGCCTGTTTGGCATGGGCGGGATAGGTATTTCTTGCCTTTTTTTCCCCTTCTTTTTTTGGAAAGTACCAGCCTTCAATGTTCCTTTTTTTCTACCAACATTATCTTGGataaaaaatataaatatttcgTCATCGATATTTGTTGAAATAATGACAATTATTTTGGTTAAAAGTTGGTATTTTGGTGAGTTTTATAGGCTATGTCCAGAAAAGATGAGATTTTTTACCTAAAAAAACTACGGCAAGCCTTCCTTGCGACGGGCAAatccgtcataagcttgtgagTAAGACAAAACAGATTGTTACTTCCTATCTctattttgtcttatctacccacatgTGTAATACTTGACCCGATGGATATGCCCGTCACAAATgaataggtaaacaaattacCGGGACAGAAGGAGTATGTTTtagttaaattaatataataatattatacTTGTATAAAAAAATTAATAAGATGTTGTAAAAGATTTTATTACATCTTTTAAGATTTTACAATATATTGTACAAGTATAAGCAAAGATGACGTGGACGTTCTAATGTTGTTCGAAAAATAGAAATTTGTAACTACACTATGCGCCTGGaagaatttttttccaaaatggggTTCTTTAACAAACTAATTAACGAAATAGGTCTAGTTTGAAAGTATTTGCCGAAAATGGATCCACGTAGAATCGGGTTTGGCGAAACTGTGGGAAGAAGTAAAGTCGCTCTGCCGGACAGCGACTTGCTGGGCTGTtctaatcaaaacaaaaacacccCTTTCTCCCCCATTTTGTTCATCcccaattaaacaaaaaaaacaaattgaaaaCCCCCCTCAAATCAATCAGTTATTTCAATTAAAACTCAAATTATTAGTTTCTAGGCAATATCAAACAACTATTTGGGTCTTTCTTGTTCAATCTCCATTGAAATCCAAGGTATTATTAGTGTCTTGTTCAATCTTCATTGATGATGATTTTTACTTGGCAAATGGAGGGAGATAAGAAGAATGTATTGCAGATTATGGAGGATGATCGTGTGTAGGTTTGTATAATGTTGCAAATTCTGGAATTTGTAAGCAGACCCAAATCGCTCCCTCCTGAGCGCATTTAGTCTGAGAGGGAGGGTGGAAAATCTGCGAAATTAAGCTTGCCCATTAAGTCGCTCTGGGGGAAGGCATCTTTAGCTGAAATCGTTGTGAGGTATGTGATCTTCTAAACTGTCACCCTGGCTATAGTCGCTGAGCGGGGGAGCGACTTGAAACCGAACCTAGCTTCGGTGaggacgtggacccattttgggtaaataCTTTCAAACTCAAGTACTCAACCTATTTCGTTAAATAGTTAGTGTTTGCGccccattttggaaaaaaatcTGCCTAATGGCTACTAAAACAGCTGTCCAAGTTGAAATTCGTAAGAAAATGGAAAGAACATATTCTCAAAAACAACTATAGATTATAATAGCAGTTATGGTTTACATCTGATGGGggtgcttgttttgcttatttcTATAATTCTATAATTTGGTACAAAGGTTTAAATAGTGTATTAGATTTTAGTCCAATGTAGTATGCCAAGTATGGTATAGCTAATGTTCTTGTGATTAGTAAGGAAACTTGGGTAGAAGATATATATGAGTTTTATGTTTAGCTATTTGAGTTGGGAAGAGTGAAGACGATGGAGATTGGTTGGCTGATTGAATTGAAATTGTTTGTTCTGATTTTATATTTTCTTAATTTTATGAGCAGGAAAAACTACATTGGTGGAAGAAGTCAACATTAGAGCTAAAGATGCATTTGGCATAAAAGTGATGGTGGAAATTTCAGATGCACCCGACTTTGTGCGTATTCAAGCCACCATTGCTGAATCCATTGGTCTCTCTTTGCATGATATCCATGCTGTTTCTCAAAGGGCTATTAGATTACATAACCAACTATCAGAGGTAAAAAAGGAGAAGAAGATTCTTATAATCTTGGATAATGTTTGGAAAAAGTTGAATTTAGATGAAATTGGAATTCCACGCACCTGTAAACTCTTGTTAACAACCAGAGATAGAGACGTTTGCAGGGTCATGAATGTAAAAGATGTTAACATACGTGAGATGGTTGTCGTGAGTACAGATGAAGCAAGAGAGCTCTTTAAGAGTCGGGCTGGAAATCAAGTTGATGCTAGAGAATATAAACACGTGGTTGAGAGATTGTTGAGCAAGTGTGGAGGCTTACCTCTTGCTATTGTAGCAACAGCGAATTCTCTAAAGGATAGGAATTTGTCTACTTGGTTAAAATTTGCAGATGACTTGGAAAAGCCTATCTCAAGTCAAATGAGTGACGATTATCATCATACCTTCACAATCTTGAACACGAGTTACAAGTTTATACAACCTAATGGGAAAAGGATATTCTTCTTGCTTGCTTGTCTATCTCCTCTTGGCTCGAGTGCATCAATTGAAAGTCTATTGAGATATGGTATAGGGTTAAACTTGTTCGAGCATGTGAACAAACTTTCTGAAGCCATGGACAAAGCGGCTAAATGGGCTGATGAACTCACACTATCATCAATGTTACTCAGAGGTGATGGTAAAAGGGATGTCAAGATTCATGATATTGTGCGGGACTTTGCAATTTCATATGCCGCAAAAGGTATGTTGTATAGAATACCGAAAGGATACCTTCTTTGTGCAAATAGCTTTTGTCTGCCAGCCAATCAACGTCAAACTTTCTATTTCCCCTCACAAAACTAGAGAgaattttgtttttgaaaattaaTGTTGGATTTTGTGTGCTCTTTAATGACTTTTGAGTTATATATATAACAAGTTATAGAAATTTGTGTTGAAATATTTAAAGGTTTGAAAGTCACTTCAAAGAGTAACACTCACAAAAGAAACTAATTTAAGAtgttcatttcatttgcttgtcCTTCACTTGCAGAGGATGACCACGAGTTCATGGTGGAAGGCATTCCTCGTTGGCTAGAAGATGAGACTTTGAAAATATACACCGCTATGTCATTGACGTCTAAGGATGATTATTCTCGCCTTAGTGGGGTAGAAGTTTGTAAACTTCAAATTCTAATCCTGAAAGGTGACCTATCACCAGACTTTGATGATGACTTCTTCAGTGGAATGGCGAATCTAAAAGTTTTAGCTCTTTCAAACATGGACTTTAAACCTGAATTACCAGGGTCAATGCGGAAATTAAAAAAGTTGAGAACGTTGTGCATTGAGGGCTGTAAGTTGGGAAATTTCCAACTAGTTGGTGAGCTGGTAAATCTTCTTGTTCTTAGTTTACGCGGGTCATCTATGGAGAACATACCCAATGAAATTGGGAATTTACGCAAACTTCGTTTACTAGATTTGAGTGAATGTACATCTAGCAAGTTACCACTTATTCCGACCAACGTCTTAAATAAACTCTCTAGTTTGGAAGGACTCCACATGTATGATAATAAGAGGGACTCTCTTCTCGAAAAGAAATCTGAGTATGAGAAAGCAAATGCTATTGAGAATATTAAGCTACCTTACTTGAATGCACTTGAGATAAAAGTCTGGGGTATGAAAGAACTGCCATTTGATGGCCAAACTATCAAAAATTTAGATAAATTCAGAATCTATCTTCACGGAGTTCCTGGAGAGGATTTCGAGAACTTTTGTCATTCCTTATCTCTTGGGCACATTCACTTCTGGAGTGAATCCTTAAAGGTATTGTTGAAGAAGGCTGAGTATTTATGTCTGATGGAatgtgaaaattttgaaaatttagtCCCACAGTTGGAGCAAGAGGGGTTTAGAAGCCTAAGG
It includes:
- the LOC141593044 gene encoding uncharacterized protein LOC141593044 isoform X2 yields the protein MVCGIVLTVLKASKSFVYDALKEYFGYIGSCNRNLGKLHTSLDKVCNKKGDIKKKVKQESDDLKVITREAASWLNDARILTEDEELKGLMYKDIETAKCVVKMMGNKYLKKRIREESEMQQLVLKVMKKLKEDVDNAEEEMKKILEDDYKQVAEVVVEVMKDTIDEFKKLMKEDRKMAAIAIGTLKSSDLYNLTKGDKEIEEIVREARYSSDEELWPNREDGESSALEPLLVKIPEMGVSENLVKDAIKNLFTPLANLVTPLVNLMDDKDFKKAVPHAAEFKLGLQVIDGLLIRGRGSKNEMDGCCAPLSLFCNYHGRYRTSKAAESMVKHIENDLIDKCSGDVVTLSKRPQEFNPIPSQFNEGLESRNQLLHEILEKLKDDQVDSVGLFGMGGIGKTTLVEEVNIRAKDAFGIKVMVEISDAPDFVRIQATIAESIGLSLHDIHAVSQRAIRLHNQLSEVKKEKKILIILDNVWKKLNLDEIGIPRTCKLLLTTRDRDVCRVMNVKDVNIREMVVVSTDEARELFKSRAGNQVDAREYKHVVERLLSKCGGLPLAIVATANSLKDRNLSTWLKFADDLEKPISSQMSDDYHHTFTILNTSYKFIQPNGKRIFFLLACLSPLGSSASIESLLRYGIGLNLFEHVNKLSEAMDKAAKWADELTLSSMLLRGDGKRDVKIHDIVRDFAISYAAKEDDHEFMVEGIPRWLEDETLKIYTAMSLTSKDDYSRLSGVEVCKLQILILKGDLSPDFDDDFFSGMANLKVLALSNMDFKPELPGSMRKLKKLRTLCIEGCKLGNFQLVGELVNLLVLSLRGSSMENIPNEIGNLRKLRLLDLSECTSSKLPLIPTNVLNKLSSLEGLHMYDNKRDSLLEKKSEYEKANAIENIKLPYLNALEIKVWGMKELPFDGQTIKNLDKFRIYLHGVPGEDFENFCHSLSLGHIHFWSESLKVLLKKAEYLCLMECENFENLVPQLEQEGFRSLRSLFLDDCIQVKCIVDGRAMNNLIAFPYLQSLEVKGMYRLQKVCNGDVSPGSFSNLQTIKLYSLEQLRYGLPLVPCNVKEIQVFDCQKLEFIFVEDDKVQATDLPFLKTLELARLSNLLSLVGPKEFSNSYDALREPRPFFGEKIGLPSLELFAIANCNNVGILWSKEIDTPGFQNLKNIQIFSCDKLSIVGSPSVFSNLVQLENLSISKLYSYAKMHEVISHEETEESESIIFPQLKSLKLEQIDNLECFYGGRSKLVFPKLKTLILESLQKMEMFAKVENSSALFNEKIDFPCLEELKLTSVNNGVERLWDEQSLTTVSIRQLELGGYALSLEIPSIVLKNLSSVTLTDHEGGDVIFSSLNLWERSEGLWIYSQLPNLKELKVDGIRSLKELFETEDFHANNDALTSFCRQIKTLQLKRLPSLNLIPLHLFKSLASLTLFKLQWWNYLISADVLNSLQQLQFLSIEDCCNMESLVINVGSQIELPSLKELRLSELECFIGISSMPNNEAALLLPSLESLDIYRCHKLEHFWQGSVFAPRLEYVDVSHCNDLQQFLVKLNRDDTIELPSLQKVSFHECSNLKSISSGPLTAPKLREVDLYRCSKMECLFPGNQNHDGDLQLPSLEVLEILSCNNLLAFSLRRLLAPKLTQIKYDGKKYSMLQFDDLNHFLNENFPIGNAEEVVKFEKEDEQVNED
- the LOC141593044 gene encoding uncharacterized protein LOC141593044 isoform X1, whose product is MFFNLSQGEDASKVPVVMVCGIVLTVLKASKSFVYDALKEYFGYIGSCNRNLGKLHTSLDKVCNKKGDIKKKVKQESDDLKVITREAASWLNDARILTEDEELKGLMYKDIETAKCVVKMMGNKYLKKRIREESEMQQLVLKVMKKLKEDVDNAEEEMKKILEDDYKQVAEVVVEVMKDTIDEFKKLMKEDRKMAAIAIGTLKSSDLYNLTKGDKEIEEIVREARYSSDEELWPNREDGESSALEPLLVKIPEMGVSENLVKDAIKNLFTPLANLVTPLVNLMDDKDFKKAVPHAAEFKLGLQVIDGLLIRGRGSKNEMDGCCAPLSLFCNYHGRYRTSKAAESMVKHIENDLIDKCSGDVVTLSKRPQEFNPIPSQFNEGLESRNQLLHEILEKLKDDQVDSVGLFGMGGIGKTTLVEEVNIRAKDAFGIKVMVEISDAPDFVRIQATIAESIGLSLHDIHAVSQRAIRLHNQLSEVKKEKKILIILDNVWKKLNLDEIGIPRTCKLLLTTRDRDVCRVMNVKDVNIREMVVVSTDEARELFKSRAGNQVDAREYKHVVERLLSKCGGLPLAIVATANSLKDRNLSTWLKFADDLEKPISSQMSDDYHHTFTILNTSYKFIQPNGKRIFFLLACLSPLGSSASIESLLRYGIGLNLFEHVNKLSEAMDKAAKWADELTLSSMLLRGDGKRDVKIHDIVRDFAISYAAKEDDHEFMVEGIPRWLEDETLKIYTAMSLTSKDDYSRLSGVEVCKLQILILKGDLSPDFDDDFFSGMANLKVLALSNMDFKPELPGSMRKLKKLRTLCIEGCKLGNFQLVGELVNLLVLSLRGSSMENIPNEIGNLRKLRLLDLSECTSSKLPLIPTNVLNKLSSLEGLHMYDNKRDSLLEKKSEYEKANAIENIKLPYLNALEIKVWGMKELPFDGQTIKNLDKFRIYLHGVPGEDFENFCHSLSLGHIHFWSESLKVLLKKAEYLCLMECENFENLVPQLEQEGFRSLRSLFLDDCIQVKCIVDGRAMNNLIAFPYLQSLEVKGMYRLQKVCNGDVSPGSFSNLQTIKLYSLEQLRYGLPLVPCNVKEIQVFDCQKLEFIFVEDDKVQATDLPFLKTLELARLSNLLSLVGPKEFSNSYDALREPRPFFGEKIGLPSLELFAIANCNNVGILWSKEIDTPGFQNLKNIQIFSCDKLSIVGSPSVFSNLVQLENLSISKLYSYAKMHEVISHEETEESESIIFPQLKSLKLEQIDNLECFYGGRSKLVFPKLKTLILESLQKMEMFAKVENSSALFNEKIDFPCLEELKLTSVNNGVERLWDEQSLTTVSIRQLELGGYALSLEIPSIVLKNLSSVTLTDHEGGDVIFSSLNLWERSEGLWIYSQLPNLKELKVDGIRSLKELFETEDFHANNDALTSFCRQIKTLQLKRLPSLNLIPLHLFKSLASLTLFKLQWWNYLISADVLNSLQQLQFLSIEDCCNMESLVINVGSQIELPSLKELRLSELECFIGISSMPNNEAALLLPSLESLDIYRCHKLEHFWQGSVFAPRLEYVDVSHCNDLQQFLVKLNRDDTIELPSLQKVSFHECSNLKSISSGPLTAPKLREVDLYRCSKMECLFPGNQNHDGDLQLPSLEVLEILSCNNLLAFSLRRLLAPKLTQIKYDGKKYSMLQFDDLNHFLNENFPIGNAEEVVKFEKEDEQVNED
- the LOC141593044 gene encoding disease resistance protein At4g27190-like isoform X3, with product MFFNLSQGEDASKVPVVMVCGIVLTVLKASKSFVYDALKEYFGYIGSCNRNLGKLHTSLDKVCNKKGDIKKKVKQESDDLKVITREAASWLNDARILTEDEELKGLMYKDIETAKCVVKMMGNKYLKKRIREESEMQQLVLKVMKKLKEDVDNAEEEMKKILEDDYKQVAEVVVEVMKDTIDEFKKLMKEDRKMAAIAIGTLKSSDLYNLTKGDKEIEEIVREARYSSDEELWPNREDGESSALEPLLVKIPEMGVSENLVKDAIKNLFTPLANLVTPLVNLMDDKDFKKAVPHAAEFKLGLQVIDGLLIRGRGSKNEMDGCCAPLSLFCNYHGRYRTSKAAESMVKHIENDLIDKCSGDVVTLSKRPQEFNPIPSQFNEGLESRNQLLHEILEKLKDDQVDSVGLFGMGGIGKTTLVEEVNIRAKDAFGIKVMVEISDAPDFVRIQATIAESIGLSLHDIHAVSQRAIRLHNQLSEVKKEKKILIILDNVWKKLNLDEIGIPRTCKLLLTTRDRDVCRVMNVKDVNIREMVVVSTDEARELFKSRAGNQVDAREYKHVVERLLSKCGGLPLAIVATANSLKDRNLSTWLKFADDLEKPISSQMSDDYHHTFTILNTSYKFIQPNGKRIFFLLACLSPLGSSASIESLLRYGIGLNLFEHVNKLSEAMDKAAKWADELTLSSMLLRGDGKRDVKIHDIVRDFAISYAAKEDDHEFMVEGIPRWLEDETLKIYTAMSLTSKDDYSRLSGVEVCKLQILILKGDLSPDFDDDFFSGMANLKVLALSNMDFKPELPGSMRKLKKLRTLCIEGCKLGNFQLVGELVNLLVLSLRGSSMENIPNEIGNLRKLRLLDLSECTSSKLPLIPTNVLNKLSSLEGLHMYDNKRDSLLEKKSEYEKANAIENIKLPYLNALEIKVWGMKELPFDGQTIKNLDKFRIYLHGVPGEDFENFCHSLSLGHIHFWSESLKVLLKKAEYLCLMECENFENLVPQLEQEGFRSLRSLFLDDCIQVKCIVDGRAMNNLIAFPYLQSLEVKGMYRLQKVCNGDVSPGSFSNLQTIKLYSLEQLRYGLPLVPCNVKEIQVFDCQKLEFIFVEDDKVQATDLPFLKTLELARLSNLLSLVGPKEFSNSYDALREPRPFFGEKIGLPSLELFAIANCNNVGILWSKEIDTPGFQNLKNIQIFSCDKLSIVGSPSVFSNLVQLENLSISKLYSYAKMHEVISHEETEESESIIFPQLKSLKLEQIDNLECFYGGRSKLVFPKLKTLILESLQKMEMFAKVENSSALFNEKS